A single region of the Cricetulus griseus strain 17A/GY unplaced genomic scaffold, alternate assembly CriGri-PICRH-1.0 unplaced_scaffold_1, whole genome shotgun sequence genome encodes:
- the LOC100766574 gene encoding polypyrimidine tract-binding protein 1-like isoform X2, with protein sequence MDGIVPDIAVGTKRGSEELFSTCVSSGPFIMSSSTSAANGNDSKKFKGDNRNTEVPSRVIHVRSLPSDVTEGEVISLGLPFGKVTNLLMLKGKNQAFIEMNTEEAANTMVNYYTSVAPVLRGQPIYLQFSNHKELKTDSSPNHARAQAALQAVNSVQSGNLALAASAAAVDAGMAMAGQSPVLRILVENLFYPVTLDVLHQIFSKFGTVLKIITFTKNNRFQALLQYADPVSAQHAKLSLDGQNIYKAWCSLRIDFSKLTSLYVKYNNDKSRDYTRPDLPSGDSQPSLDQTMAAAFGLSVPNVHGALAPLAIPSAASAAAAGRIAIPGLAGAGNSVLLVSNLNPERVTPQSLFILFGVYGDVLRVKILFNNKENALVQMADGSQAQRAMSHLNGHKLHGKSLRIILSKHQSVQLPREGQEDQGLTKDYGSSPLHRFKKPGSKNFQNIFPPSPTLHLSNIPPSLSEDDLKNLFSSNGGVVKGFKFFQKDRKMALIQMGSVEEAVQALIELHNHDLGDNHHLRVSFSKSTI encoded by the coding sequence ATGGACGGCATCGTCCCAGACATAGCAGTCGGTACAAAGCGGGGCTCCGAGGAGCTCTTCTCCACGTGTGTCAGCAGCGGCCCCTTCATCATGAGCAGCTCGACTTCTGCAGCCAATGGAAATGATAGCAAGAAGTTTAAAGGTGACAACAGGAACACAGAGGTCCCTTCCAGAGTCATCCATGTCCGCTCACTGCCCAGTGATGTCACTGAGGGCGAGGTTATCTCTCTGGGGCTGCCCTTTGGGAAGGTCACCAACCTCCTTATGCTGAAGGGGAAAAACCAGGCCTTCATTGAAATGAACACAGAGGAGGCTGCCAACACTATGGTCAACTACTATACATCAGTGGCACCTGTGCTGCGTGGACAGCCCATCTACCTCCAGTTCTCCAACCACAAGGAGCTCAAAACTGACAGCTCACCCAACCATGCACGTGCCCAGGCAGCCCTGCAGGCTGTGAACTCTGTGCAGTCTGGAAACCTGGCCTTGGCAGCCTCTGCCGCTGCCGTGGATGCGGGGATGGCAATGGCAGGCCAGAGCCCAGTGCTAAGGATCCTTGTTGAAAACCTCTTCTACCCAGTGACCCTGGATGTTCTGCACCAGATCTTCTCTAAGTTTGGCACAGTTCTCAAGATCATCACGTTTACCAAGAATAACCGGTTCCAGGCACTGCTGCAGTATGCCGACCCTGTGAGCGCCCAACATGCCAAGCTGTCGCTGGATGGCCAGAACATCTACAAAGCCTGGTGCTCGTTGCGCATTGACTTCTCCAAGCTCACTAGTCTTTATGTCAAGTACAACAATGACAAGAGCAGGGACTACACTCGCCCCGACTTGCCCTCTGGGGACAGCCAGCCTTCGCTGGACCAGACCATGGCTGCAGCCTTTGGCCTCTCTGTTCCTAATGTCCACGGAGCGTTGGCCCCCCTGGCCATACCTTCTGCTGCTTCGGCTGCTGCAGCTGGCCGCATTGCCATTCCAGGCCTGGCAGGTGCCGGAAATTCCGTCCTTCTGGTCAGCAACCTGAACCCTGAGAGAGTCACACCCCAAAGCCTCTTTATTCTCTTCGGAGTCTATGGTGACGTGCTGCGGGTGAAGATTCTgttcaacaacaaagaaaatgcacTTGTCCAGATGGCGGATGGCAGTCAGGCCCAGCGGGCCATGAGCCACCTGAATGGACACAAGCTACACGGGAAGTCATTGCGCATCATACTGTCGAAGCATCAGAGTGTGCAGCTGCCTCGGGAGGGACAGGAGGACCAGGGCCTCACCAAGGACTATGGTAGCTCACCACTGCACCGCTTCAAGAAGCCGGGCTCCAAGAACTTCCAGAATATCTTTCCGCCCTCACCTACTCTCCACCTCTCCAATATCCCGCCCTCTTTGTCAGAAGACGACCTCAAGAACCTCTTCTCCAGCAACGGTGGTGTGGTCAAAGGCTTCAAGTTCTTCCAGAAGGACCGAAAGATGGCCCTGATCCAGATGGGCTCTGTGGAGGAGGCCGTGCAGGCGCTAATTGAACTGCACAACCATGACCTGGGCGACAACCACCACCTGCGTGTGTCCTTCTCCAAGTCCACCATCTAG